A single Halarcobacter anaerophilus DNA region contains:
- a CDS encoding ABC transporter ATP-binding protein, translated as MEKIDLKYIWKLLLHKKRALLLGQFITIIAILVNVPIPLMLPALVDEVLLNKPDFFINSINEYLGIGNSLYYILIVTSAVVFLRFIYFILNVVTTKIFTFISKYITFKIREKLIKHLEKVSMNEYESLGSGAIAANLITDVNTLDNFIVTSASKLVSSVLTLLAVSIVMIAIDPILGILILFIQPLIMLLSRKISQKVGTLKKIENQAIEKFQDNIGESLELFGQIKASNKESYFFNQAINKAKDIQKTSNEYNYKSVAYERFSFTIFLIAFESLRASGLIMVAYSDLSIGMMFAMFGYIWFIMTPVQDILSMQYAYTTANAALKRVNRILKLNTEKNGKEKLNKSNKGIIIEIKNLNFSYNLKKELLRDISLKIEPKEKVALIGASGSGKTTLAQIIAGFYTKQSGDIYYNNISIDKIDKKSLRNEIFLVLQMPILFNNTLRFNITMGNENIKDEEIYKAIEIAQLKKSVNEMINGLDTIVGRHGIRLSGGQRQRLSVARMIIANPSVVIFDESTSALDVHTEAKLFNNLKPVLENKTVITIAHRLSTVKNANMIYVLDNGKIVQKGTSKELEEEEGHYLEFVKRQLI; from the coding sequence ATGGAAAAAATAGACCTAAAATATATTTGGAAGCTACTTCTTCATAAAAAAAGAGCCCTGCTCTTAGGTCAGTTTATTACGATTATTGCTATTTTAGTTAATGTTCCTATTCCTCTTATGCTTCCTGCTTTAGTTGATGAAGTTCTATTGAATAAACCTGATTTTTTTATAAATTCGATTAATGAATATTTAGGAATAGGAAACTCTTTATATTATATATTAATTGTTACAAGTGCCGTTGTTTTTTTAAGATTTATATATTTTATTTTAAATGTAGTTACAACAAAAATATTTACTTTTATTTCAAAATATATAACATTTAAAATAAGAGAAAAACTGATAAAACATTTGGAAAAAGTCTCTATGAATGAGTATGAAAGCCTAGGAAGCGGTGCAATTGCAGCCAATCTTATTACCGATGTAAATACTTTGGATAACTTTATTGTTACAAGTGCAAGTAAATTGGTATCTTCTGTTCTTACTTTGCTTGCCGTTTCTATTGTAATGATTGCAATAGATCCTATTTTAGGTATTTTGATTCTTTTTATTCAACCTTTAATAATGTTATTGTCAAGAAAAATCTCACAAAAAGTGGGAACATTAAAAAAAATAGAGAATCAAGCTATAGAAAAGTTTCAAGATAATATTGGGGAATCTTTGGAGCTTTTTGGACAAATAAAAGCAAGCAATAAAGAGTCATACTTTTTTAATCAGGCAATTAATAAAGCAAAAGATATACAAAAAACATCAAATGAATATAACTATAAAAGTGTTGCTTATGAAAGATTCTCTTTTACTATTTTCCTGATTGCTTTTGAATCTTTAAGAGCAAGCGGATTAATAATGGTTGCCTACTCTGATTTATCAATCGGTATGATGTTTGCAATGTTTGGATATATCTGGTTTATTATGACTCCCGTACAAGATATTTTATCTATGCAGTATGCCTATACGACTGCAAACGCTGCACTAAAAAGAGTAAATAGAATATTAAAATTAAATACTGAAAAAAACGGAAAAGAGAAACTTAATAAAAGTAACAAAGGCATTATAATTGAGATTAAAAATCTAAACTTTTCTTATAATCTAAAAAAAGAGCTTTTAAGAGATATCTCTTTAAAAATAGAGCCTAAAGAGAAAGTAGCACTTATAGGAGCAAGCGGCAGCGGAAAAACTACACTTGCACAAATTATTGCAGGATTTTATACAAAACAAAGCGGAGACATCTATTATAATAATATCTCAATTGATAAAATAGATAAAAAGAGTTTAAGAAATGAGATTTTTTTGGTTTTGCAAATGCCTATTTTATTTAATAACACTCTTAGATTTAATATTACAATGGGAAATGAAAATATAAAAGATGAAGAGATCTATAAAGCTATAGAAATAGCACAGCTTAAAAAAAGTGTAAATGAAATGATAAACGGTCTTGATACTATTGTAGGCAGACATGGAATAAGATTAAGCGGCGGGCAAAGACAGAGATTATCTGTAGCCAGAATGATTATTGCAAACCCTTCTGTGGTAATTTTTGATGAATCGACATCTGCTTTGGATGTTCATACGGAAGCAAAACTGTTTAACAATCTAAAACCTGTTTTAGAAAATAAAACAGTTATTACAATAGCCCACAGATTAAGCACGGTAAAAAATGCTAATATGATTTATGTATTAGATAACGGTAAAATAGTACAAAAAGGGACTTCTAAAGAGTTAGAAGAGGAAGAAGGACACTATTTGGAATTTGTAAAAAGACAATTAATATAA
- a CDS encoding endonuclease, producing MSIKKLTVALLFIAFASSVFGEEGKLSSFSKAKKELRKVYSNHQITFYASCKYNYKDKNNMIDRSSCGYVPRNEYTKKGKINKRARRIEWEHVIPAQNFGRQFKCWREGDSLCIKKDGKPYKGRKCCSKVDKKFKIMQADLHNLVPAIGELNADRSNFRYSLIENEPRFYGKNVDFEVDFKKRVAEPKPSIRGDIARIYFYFEKEYDLKISNKDKKLFEVWNRIDPVDKWELEKNEKVYKIQKNRNEFVK from the coding sequence ATGTCAATAAAAAAATTAACAGTTGCTCTTTTATTTATAGCTTTTGCTTCTTCTGTTTTCGGTGAAGAGGGAAAATTAAGTTCGTTTTCAAAAGCAAAAAAAGAGCTAAGAAAAGTCTATTCAAATCATCAGATAACTTTTTATGCAAGTTGTAAATACAACTATAAAGATAAAAACAATATGATTGACAGAAGTAGCTGTGGATATGTCCCAAGAAATGAATATACAAAAAAAGGGAAAATCAATAAAAGAGCAAGACGCATAGAGTGGGAACATGTAATTCCCGCACAAAACTTCGGAAGGCAGTTTAAATGTTGGAGAGAAGGAGACTCTTTATGCATAAAAAAAGACGGTAAACCTTATAAGGGTAGAAAGTGTTGCTCTAAAGTTGATAAAAAATTTAAAATTATGCAGGCAGACTTGCATAATTTGGTTCCTGCTATAGGGGAACTAAATGCCGATAGATCGAATTTCAGATATTCTTTAATTGAAAATGAACCCAGGTTTTACGGCAAAAATGTTGATTTTGAAGTAGATTTTAAAAAAAGAGTTGCAGAACCTAAACCTAGTATTAGAGGGGATATTGCAAGAATATATTTCTATTTTGAAAAAGAGTACGACCTAAAAATATCAAACAAAGATAAAAAACTTTTTGAAGTTTGGAATAGGATAGATCCCGTAGATAAGTGGGAACTTGAAAAAAATGAAAAAGTTTATAAAATACAAAAAAACAGAAATGAATTTGTTAAATAA
- the lolA gene encoding LolA-like outer membrane lipoprotein chaperone, whose product MVYRISLLLGLLIVNCFANIDFEKIKTFKANFLQTVTNEAGKKVKYEGEVYIKKSGKVLWKYESPIKKDVYVIGEEVIINEPELEQIIITTLEKNIDIVTLLKKAKKIDENLYSTKLYDTEYLLEIKDDKIEKISFKDQLSNKIEIEFSKIKNNLDFDDSIFMFTIPKNYDVIQK is encoded by the coding sequence ATGGTTTATCGAATATCGCTTCTATTAGGACTGCTTATAGTAAATTGTTTTGCAAATATTGATTTTGAAAAAATAAAAACTTTTAAAGCAAACTTTTTACAAACAGTTACCAATGAAGCCGGCAAAAAAGTTAAATATGAAGGTGAAGTTTATATTAAAAAAAGTGGAAAAGTTTTATGGAAATATGAGTCACCCATAAAAAAAGACGTATATGTAATAGGAGAAGAAGTTATTATAAATGAACCTGAATTAGAACAAATTATAATCACAACTTTGGAAAAAAATATTGACATTGTAACGTTATTGAAAAAAGCCAAAAAAATAGATGAAAATCTCTACTCTACAAAACTTTACGATACGGAATATCTTCTTGAAATAAAAGATGATAAAATCGAAAAAATATCTTTTAAAGATCAACTGTCAAATAAAATTGAGATAGAATTTTCGAAAATTAAAAACAATTTAGATTTTGATGATTCGATTTTTATGTTTACAATCCCTAAAAATTATGACGTAATTCAAAAATAG